A single genomic interval of bacterium harbors:
- the thrS gene encoding threonine--tRNA ligase, translated as MEEAENTLKDRDHKKLGKELGLFYIDEEVGKGLPMWLPKGATLRRIIERFVVDEEIKRGYSHVCTPDIAKLSLYEKSGHYPYYKDSMYAPIEIDEDKFMLRPMTCPHHFQMYLSKPRSYRELPMRIAELAKLYRYEQSGELMGLQRTRGFCLADAHIICADEVQAALEIEKALELIEYMAGVFGLENGKNYHFRLSLRSKESNRNYYDDDSGWDRSEALLRDVLNKRGSDFVEAKNEAAFYGPKIDIQMKNVNGKEDTAFTVQYDLCMPKRFGLNYTAEDGKERQAVVVHRSSIGAIERAVAFLIEHFAGAFPFWLSPVQVKVLPVSEKQFEYAKKVFDELKSADIRAELDDSSEGLGKKVRGAKVEKVPYWIVVGEKESSGQTVTLESRQGEKKEILLSELTEHLKNI; from the coding sequence ATGGAAGAGGCAGAAAACACTTTAAAAGACAGGGACCATAAAAAACTCGGAAAAGAACTCGGCCTTTTTTACATTGACGAGGAAGTCGGAAAAGGCCTCCCCATGTGGCTTCCAAAAGGCGCCACTTTGCGACGTATAATAGAGCGTTTTGTAGTTGACGAGGAAATCAAACGGGGATATTCACATGTCTGTACTCCCGATATCGCCAAACTCTCACTTTACGAAAAATCCGGACATTATCCTTATTACAAGGATTCAATGTACGCTCCAATTGAAATTGACGAAGACAAATTTATGCTTCGTCCGATGACATGCCCGCATCATTTTCAGATGTACCTTTCAAAACCCAGAAGCTACCGTGAGCTTCCCATGCGCATAGCCGAGCTCGCCAAACTTTACAGATACGAACAATCTGGAGAACTCATGGGGCTTCAAAGAACAAGGGGTTTTTGCCTCGCTGACGCTCATATCATATGCGCCGATGAAGTTCAGGCGGCTCTTGAAATAGAGAAAGCGCTTGAGCTTATAGAATACATGGCTGGTGTTTTTGGATTGGAAAACGGCAAAAATTACCACTTCCGCCTCTCGCTTAGAAGTAAAGAGAGCAACAGGAATTATTATGACGATGACAGTGGCTGGGATAGAAGTGAAGCACTGCTTAGAGACGTCCTGAATAAAAGGGGTAGCGATTTTGTTGAAGCGAAAAATGAAGCAGCTTTTTACGGACCGAAAATTGATATTCAGATGAAAAACGTGAACGGCAAAGAAGACACCGCTTTTACCGTTCAATACGACTTGTGTATGCCCAAAAGATTCGGTTTAAACTACACCGCCGAAGACGGAAAAGAAAGACAAGCAGTGGTAGTACATCGTTCTTCAATTGGAGCCATAGAAAGAGCCGTCGCCTTTCTTATTGAACACTTCGCCGGCGCCTTCCCTTTTTGGCTCTCGCCCGTGCAGGTAAAAGTCCTGCCGGTATCCGAAAAACAATTTGAATATGCCAAAAAAGTTTTTGACGAGTTGAAATCAGCCGATATACGAGCGGAGCTTGACGATTCAAGCGAAGGACTTGGCAAAAAAGTCCGTGGAGCGAAAGTGGAGAAAGTGCCGTATTGGATCGTAGTCGGTGAAAAAGAATCTTCCGGCCAAACGGTTACTTTAGAGTCGCGTCAGGGAGAAAAAAAGGAAATTTTACTTTCGGAACTTACAGAACATCTGAAAAATATTTAA
- a CDS encoding DNA topoisomerase subunit B has product MATKDDKKTAKNGSGHHYSAQDIQVLEGLEPVRKRPGMYIGTTGPDGLHHLITEIFDNSRDEAMGGYANDVEIVFLPGNRIRVTDNGRGIPVDTHKQTKVSALETIMTTLHAGGKFGGEGYKVSGGLHGVGASVVNALSVYMRVIVHRDGGIYMQEYSRGKKKAAVKKIGSSKLHGTIVTFEPDEEIFKEIKFSFERIVGHMRQQAYLVRGLNISVIDAREGAKGSDGDDVFYFHELGLDMPSQSFYFEGGLVSLIKFYNELFKPIHKKVFYVEKPGDGVESVEVAMQYVDDMSSRILAFANNIYNPEGGTHITGFKTALTRTLNTYARKNNIVKESEENFTGEDVLEGLTVVISVKLREIQFEGQTKAKLGSVEAQGAVATVFGEAFSEFLEENPDEAKAMVQKSLLALKARKAAKAAKDSVLRKGALEGMTLPGKLADCETKNASESELFIVEGDSAGGSGKMGRDRRTQAVLPLKGKILNVERARLDRILGFAEIKALVIALGTAIGDTFDVSKLRYHKIIIATDADTDGGHIRTLLLTLFYRYFKPLIEGGYIYIAQPPLYKIKRGKDAYYFYTEEEKNRFYKKEGIEMKEEAESEGDDGQQPATDNEETQEGEEDAPASKGKTQKIQVQRYKGLGEMNPEELWETTMDPSKRILKQVSIEDGTEADKVFDVLMGTDVPARKSFIQTNATKATLDI; this is encoded by the coding sequence ATGGCAACAAAAGACGATAAAAAGACGGCAAAAAATGGCTCAGGGCATCATTACAGCGCGCAGGACATTCAGGTTTTGGAAGGGTTAGAGCCGGTACGGAAACGCCCGGGTATGTATATCGGCACGACAGGGCCCGACGGACTTCATCACCTTATAACTGAAATATTTGATAACTCACGCGACGAAGCGATGGGTGGCTATGCCAATGATGTAGAAATCGTTTTTTTGCCGGGCAATCGCATTCGGGTAACAGACAATGGGCGCGGTATCCCCGTAGACACTCATAAACAAACGAAAGTTTCCGCTCTGGAGACGATCATGACGACGCTTCACGCGGGAGGTAAATTTGGAGGAGAAGGATACAAGGTCTCCGGAGGTCTCCATGGAGTAGGCGCCTCTGTTGTAAACGCTCTTTCTGTTTATATGAGAGTGATTGTGCACAGAGATGGCGGTATATACATGCAGGAGTATTCAAGGGGCAAGAAAAAGGCGGCGGTCAAAAAGATCGGCTCGTCAAAGCTTCATGGCACCATAGTAACTTTTGAACCGGATGAAGAAATTTTTAAAGAAATCAAATTCAGTTTTGAAAGAATAGTAGGTCATATGCGTCAGCAGGCCTATCTGGTCAGAGGTCTTAACATTTCCGTAATAGACGCCCGAGAAGGGGCTAAGGGGTCAGACGGAGACGACGTGTTTTATTTTCACGAGCTTGGATTGGACATGCCATCACAGTCGTTTTATTTTGAAGGCGGATTGGTTTCTCTTATCAAATTCTATAACGAGCTTTTCAAACCGATTCACAAAAAAGTTTTTTATGTTGAAAAACCCGGCGATGGAGTTGAGTCGGTTGAAGTGGCCATGCAGTACGTTGATGACATGTCGTCCCGTATTCTCGCTTTTGCCAACAATATTTACAATCCGGAGGGAGGCACGCATATAACCGGTTTTAAAACCGCTTTGACTCGCACTTTAAACACCTATGCCCGCAAAAACAATATAGTAAAAGAAAGCGAAGAAAATTTTACAGGCGAAGACGTGCTTGAAGGGTTGACCGTGGTGATTTCCGTAAAACTTCGGGAAATTCAATTTGAAGGTCAAACCAAAGCCAAGCTCGGAAGTGTGGAGGCCCAAGGCGCGGTGGCAACTGTTTTTGGAGAGGCCTTTTCGGAGTTTCTGGAAGAAAATCCCGATGAAGCCAAGGCAATGGTACAGAAGTCGCTCTTGGCTCTCAAGGCGCGAAAAGCGGCCAAGGCGGCAAAAGACAGCGTCCTTCGCAAAGGGGCGCTTGAAGGAATGACGCTCCCCGGCAAACTGGCCGACTGCGAGACGAAAAATGCATCGGAGTCCGAGCTCTTTATAGTGGAGGGAGATTCGGCCGGTGGTAGCGGAAAAATGGGAAGGGATAGAAGGACTCAAGCAGTATTGCCTCTTAAGGGTAAAATCTTAAACGTGGAAAGGGCGCGTCTGGACAGGATTTTGGGCTTTGCCGAGATAAAAGCTTTGGTAATAGCTTTAGGCACGGCAATAGGAGACACTTTTGACGTATCAAAACTTCGCTATCACAAAATTATAATTGCCACGGATGCCGATACGGACGGAGGACATATACGCACTCTGCTTCTCACTCTTTTTTACCGATATTTCAAACCGCTTATTGAAGGTGGATACATTTACATTGCCCAGCCACCTCTTTATAAAATTAAAAGAGGGAAAGACGCTTATTATTTTTATACCGAAGAAGAGAAAAATCGGTTTTATAAAAAAGAGGGAATTGAAATGAAAGAAGAGGCGGAGTCGGAAGGAGATGACGGTCAACAACCGGCAACCGACAACGAGGAAACGCAAGAAGGGGAGGAAGACGCACCGGCCTCAAAAGGCAAAACGCAGAAAATACAGGTGCAAAGGTACAAAGGTCTCGGAGAAATGAATCCGGAAGAGCTTTGGGAAACCACTATGGACCCATCAAAGCGAATTCTAAAGCAAGTGAGCATAGAAGACGGCACAGAGGCCGATAAGGTGTTTGACGTTCTTATGGGGACGGATGTTCCGGCGCGCAAGTCGTTTATCCAGACCAATGCCACCAAGGCGACGTTGGATATATAA
- the dnaE gene encoding DNA polymerase III subunit alpha: MSEFIHLHVHSHYSLLSGLPKIPELVKSAEEKGMKALALTDNGNLYGAIEFYKECKKHGIKPLIGIDGFMAARTRHDKQAGIDNRRTRILLLAKSEKGYKNLLKLVTESHLDGFYYKPRVDRELLEKYSEDIVAISPSFSSEILNALKMGDAEKASEIALWYKKTFGEGNFFLEITHHPEIEGHEEAMEKLVAFSKSSNVPLVAAHDVYYLKPEDRKARETLTLVMSDRELSERGSLGADFSFIDGPTAEKYFKDTPEAIVSANKIAEMCNVELSLGKWLFPDFIVESGLSHDEELKKIVLNGMHRRVIKETPEVKARVEYELSIIKTKGYAPYFLVVGDLLREAHERGILTTIRGSVAGSMVTYLAGITNVNPLEYKIPFERFLNPERPTAPDIDMDYADNRRDEMIEYARQKYGSDKVAQIGTFGTMMARGSVRDVARALGHEYSVGDRIAKLIPMGSQGFPMTIEKAMEMVSELAEIYKKEPVAKEIIDTAKKIEGCARHMGVHAAGVVISPIPLTEVTPLQLDPKGEGKVITQYDMYSIDEENAGLLKFDFLGIKNLSILAQAVELAKQHEGAEIDIENVPIDDRKTFEILAKGETVGLFQLNGSGMTKFLKDLKPSRIHDINAMVALYRPGPMESIPQYIKCKHNPELVKYLDPRLKEILEQSYGVITYQDDVLMIAIKLAGLSWLEADKLRKAMGKKIPKEMEAQKKKLIDGFINFGKLTPEKSERLWKLIEPFAAYGFNKAHAASYGKVAYQTAYMKANFPAIYMSAVLTADSGEVEKIGEIIAECDRMGIPVLPPDINESYSDFTVVKSEDSRFKIQDSGEESPEPSDRIRFGLTTIKNFGEGIANTIIKEREENGKFKSLGDFLSRINDRNLNKKSIEALVKAGALDAFFDRGVMLGNLDKILAFNKESSKNDGSQDSLFGALSGGVPEDIRLDDVPKATQSEKLAWEKELLGLYISGHPLDKYRAVLEKREDNIKKIKEEAKEGMMVVLGGLVEELKPIITKKNQAMAFMRLADFTGAIEVVVFPKVFAEFKKFLEPEKCVAIKGKVSNRNDEISILAEKVKELT, translated from the coding sequence GCGAGAACCCGTCACGACAAGCAAGCCGGCATAGACAACCGCCGAACTCGTATTTTGCTCCTTGCAAAAAGTGAAAAAGGATACAAAAATCTTTTGAAACTCGTTACCGAATCGCATCTTGACGGTTTTTATTACAAACCGCGCGTTGACCGAGAACTTTTGGAAAAATACAGCGAAGACATTGTGGCTATTTCTCCATCTTTCAGCTCGGAAATTCTAAACGCTTTAAAAATGGGCGACGCGGAAAAAGCGTCCGAGATTGCTCTTTGGTACAAGAAAACTTTTGGCGAGGGAAACTTTTTTTTGGAAATTACCCACCATCCTGAAATTGAAGGACACGAGGAAGCGATGGAGAAACTGGTTGCTTTTTCAAAATCGTCAAATGTCCCTCTTGTAGCCGCCCACGACGTTTACTATCTGAAACCGGAAGACCGCAAAGCCCGAGAAACATTGACTCTGGTCATGAGCGACAGAGAACTGTCCGAAAGAGGGTCTCTCGGCGCCGACTTCTCCTTTATAGACGGCCCCACGGCGGAAAAATATTTCAAAGACACTCCGGAGGCCATTGTCAGCGCGAATAAAATTGCTGAAATGTGCAATGTTGAGCTTTCTCTCGGCAAATGGCTTTTCCCCGACTTTATCGTAGAGTCGGGACTTTCCCACGACGAAGAACTGAAAAAAATCGTACTTAACGGGATGCATCGAAGAGTGATAAAAGAAACACCTGAAGTCAAAGCGCGTGTTGAATACGAACTTTCCATTATAAAAACCAAGGGTTATGCTCCTTATTTTTTGGTAGTAGGAGATCTTTTAAGAGAAGCGCACGAACGCGGAATTTTGACCACCATCCGAGGTTCGGTGGCCGGTTCCATGGTTACTTATCTTGCCGGTATTACAAACGTAAACCCGTTGGAATATAAAATACCGTTTGAGCGTTTCCTAAATCCGGAGCGCCCTACCGCTCCGGATATAGACATGGATTATGCCGATAACCGCCGTGACGAAATGATAGAGTACGCCCGCCAAAAATACGGCTCGGACAAAGTGGCTCAAATAGGCACATTCGGCACCATGATGGCTCGTGGCAGTGTGCGCGACGTCGCCAGAGCTCTCGGCCACGAATATTCAGTCGGAGACCGTATCGCCAAGCTCATTCCCATGGGCTCGCAAGGTTTCCCCATGACCATAGAAAAAGCCATGGAAATGGTTTCCGAACTCGCGGAAATTTACAAAAAAGAGCCGGTAGCAAAAGAAATAATAGACACGGCAAAAAAAATAGAAGGATGCGCTCGTCATATGGGGGTTCATGCCGCTGGAGTTGTCATTTCTCCCATTCCTCTTACCGAAGTGACCCCTCTTCAGCTTGACCCCAAAGGCGAAGGAAAAGTCATCACCCAGTACGATATGTATTCAATAGACGAAGAAAATGCCGGACTGCTAAAATTTGACTTTCTTGGAATAAAAAACTTGTCTATTCTTGCACAAGCGGTGGAACTGGCTAAACAACACGAAGGCGCGGAAATAGACATAGAAAACGTGCCCATTGATGACAGAAAAACTTTTGAGATTCTTGCCAAGGGAGAGACGGTCGGTCTCTTTCAGCTAAACGGCTCCGGCATGACAAAATTCTTGAAAGACCTGAAGCCGTCGCGAATTCATGATATAAACGCCATGGTCGCTCTTTACCGTCCGGGGCCGATGGAGTCAATTCCGCAATATATAAAATGCAAGCACAATCCGGAACTTGTGAAATATCTGGACCCTCGGCTAAAGGAAATTTTGGAACAGTCATACGGTGTCATCACTTATCAAGATGACGTCCTTATGATTGCCATCAAACTTGCCGGCCTTTCCTGGCTTGAAGCCGACAAACTGCGCAAAGCCATGGGCAAAAAAATTCCAAAGGAAATGGAAGCTCAAAAGAAAAAACTTATTGACGGATTTATAAACTTCGGAAAACTCACTCCGGAAAAATCCGAACGCCTATGGAAACTCATAGAACCGTTCGCCGCCTACGGCTTTAACAAGGCCCATGCCGCAAGCTATGGAAAAGTCGCCTATCAGACGGCATATATGAAGGCCAACTTCCCCGCCATATATATGTCGGCGGTTTTGACGGCCGATTCTGGAGAGGTTGAAAAAATCGGCGAAATCATCGCCGAATGCGACAGGATGGGAATACCGGTGTTGCCACCGGATATCAATGAAAGCTATTCTGATTTCACTGTAGTGAAATCAGAAGATTCAAGATTTAAGATTCAAGATTCAGGAGAAGAAAGCCCTGAACCCTCTGACCGTATTCGCTTTGGACTGACCACAATTAAAAACTTTGGAGAAGGAATCGCAAACACGATTATCAAAGAGCGGGAGGAAAATGGAAAATTCAAGTCGCTCGGCGACTTTCTGTCGCGAATAAACGACCGTAATTTAAATAAAAAATCAATTGAAGCTCTGGTGAAAGCCGGCGCCTTGGATGCTTTTTTTGACCGCGGTGTAATGCTTGGAAACTTGGATAAAATTCTGGCATTCAACAAGGAGAGTTCTAAAAATGACGGAAGTCAAGATTCGCTTTTCGGAGCGCTTTCAGGCGGAGTTCCTGAAGACATTCGTCTTGACGATGTCCCCAAAGCGACGCAGAGTGAGAAATTGGCCTGGGAGAAAGAACTTTTGGGACTTTACATTTCCGGCCATCCGCTTGATAAATACCGCGCCGTTTTGGAAAAAAGAGAAGATAACATCAAGAAAATAAAAGAGGAAGCCAAAGAAGGAATGATGGTGGTTTTGGGCGGGCTTGTGGAAGAATTGAAACCGATAATAACTAAAAAAAACCAAGCAATGGCTTTTATGCGTCTTGCGGACTTTACCGGCGCCATTGAGGTGGTTGTTTTCCCGAAAGTTTTTGCCGAATTTAAAAAATTTTTGGAGCCGGAAAAATGCGTGGCCATAAAGGGCAAGGTCTCAAACAGAAACGACGAAATCAGTATCTTAGCGGAAAAAGTCAAAGAACTGACTTGA